The Quercus robur chromosome 7, dhQueRobu3.1, whole genome shotgun sequence genome has a segment encoding these proteins:
- the LOC126691427 gene encoding uncharacterized protein LOC126691427, which produces MVQFLLNADFVSSDDCSKFVLYFTLVFFPQLPRMLQKDAIARYCALEKGQVVKIPHFFRTLAQLEDDVAPCEAQVENWKTNLQAMAAKERQYAQQCANYKIFKWSKTNMKCEAAATPLPPFCLTPPRSPVQHSALLPPSRLPLPHASLLPLPHASRAVQSNSSSLRSAQSDPPSLTHFLSQSVTESVSLPSLTQLSSQSEPKTEMEDTNTDTNKSGSCATIDGSCITIDED; this is translated from the exons ATGGTACAGTTTCTTCTTAatgctgattttgtttcttCTGATG ATTGCTCAAAGTTTGTGTTATATTTCACTTTGGTTTTCTTTCCTCAGCTTCCTCGAATGTTGCAAAAAGATGCAATTGCAAGATACTGTGCCCTTGAGAAAGGGCAGGTGGTGAAG ATCCCACATTTCTTTAGAACACTGGCACAGCTAGAAGATGATGTAGCTCCATGTGAGGCTCAAGTGGAAAATTGGAAGACAAACTTGCAAGCTATGGCTGCGAAGGAGCGGCAATACGCGCAACAGTGTGCCAACTACAAG ATATTCAAGTGGTCCAAAACTAATATGAAATGTGAAG CTGCCGCAACCCCTCTCCCTCCTTTCTGCCTCACGCCTCCGCGCAGCCCAGTTCAACACTCCGCACTCCTCCCTCCCTCACGCCTCCCTCTGCCTCACGCCTCCCTCCTCCCTCTCCCTCACGCCTCACGCGCAGTGCAGTCCAACAGTTCCTCACTCCGATCAGCTCAGTCCGACCCTCCCTCACTCACACACTTCCTCAGTCAGTCAGTCACTGAGTCCGTGAGCCTTCCCTCCCTCACTCAGCTCAGCAGTCAGTCAg AGCCTAAAACGGAGATGGAAGacacaaacacagacacaaACAAATCTGGGAGTTGTGCCACAATTGATGGGAGTTGTATCACAATTGATGAAGATTAA